Genomic window (Chryseobacterium bernardetii):
TTCTCATCGCCTGAATCAGGCCGATTTCATATTTTCCCTTCGCTGGAAATCTGTAATTTATTTTATACTGAAACAACGTTTCTTTTGTGTCACCAAAGCCCGTACCAAGCCATTCTCCGTTTGGCTTTGCTAAAATATAGTTCAGGGTATCAGTCTCCTTTTTTTTGTTTTGAAGGTTGGTGAAATTTACAATAAACCTTATATTGCTGTAAGGGTAATTATTGTTATTTCTTACGACAAATATAATATTTTTAGGATTCTGCGGATCTGAAATTTCAAGATTAAATTTTTGTTCACTTTTCTTATTCCACTTATTGTCAACGGAATTCATGATAACATCTTCTCCTGAAGAAGAGGTACAGCTAAAGAAAAGGATAAAGGTGAATAATCCTAAAATGTTACGCATTTTTATCTTTTTTTGGAGGATATTTCTTTTTAAATTTTTTCTTGTTCGGATTGCCTTGCTGAGCTTTATCTGTATCAGGATTACTTTCAGCTCTTACCTTTTCCACAGGTGCTTTTTGTTGCTGTTGCGGTTTTGGCTGTCTTGGCTGGTTTCCGGAATTGGCATTAGGGTTTTCTGGTTTTTCAGATCTGTTAGGTTTTTCCTGTCTTTCAGTTCTGTTTTTCTTTTGCCCTTGTCCTTGCCCCTGATTTTGATTATTATTCTGCTTATTCTGGTTGTTCCTGTTTCTGTTGTTCCTGTTTTTCTTCTCGAAGCGATCCACATTGTTTTCCTGGATCAGGTCAATGCTTTGAGAGGATGTTTCAGGCTGCTTCAATTCTTCCAGAGGAAGTATTTTTTCTCCTCTTTTGTTTTTTGAAATCAGTTTTTTAACAAGATCAATGTCGAAATCATACCAAGCAATGGAGTTTTCTACATAAGCAAACCACATTTTCTTTTTGAAGACATCTATTTTAATACAGAAGGCTTTTCCTTTTTCTGTTTCCAGCGTGGTGGAAGAAGATGGGAAGTTGCTTAATGCATCCAGGTAGCTGTCAAGCTCATAATTAAGGCAGCATTTAAGCTTACCGCATTGTCCTGCAAGTTTCTGGGGGTTAATGCTTAACTGTTGGTATCTTGCCACGTTGGTATTTACAGATCTGAAGTCTGTAAGCCATGTAGAACAGCAAAGCTCACGTCCGCAGGAACCAATTCCGCCTACTTTAGCCGCTTCCTGTCTGAACCCGATTTGTTTCATATCGATCTTGGTTCTGAAAGCTCCGGCATAATCTTTAATCAGCTGTCTGAAATCTATTCGGTTATCAGCTGTATAATAGAACGTTATTTTTGAAGAATCTCCCTGATATTCAACATCAGTTACCTTCATTTCAAGACCTAATCTCTGGGCAATTTTTCTTGCTTCGAGCTTTACAGCGTCCTCTTTTTTTCTTGCTTCCTGCCATACCTCAAGATCCTTTTGGTTGGCCTGTCTGTATATTTTAAGTGCTGATTCTTCAGAAAATTTTTTCTTTTTCATCTGAATCTTTACTAATTCTCCCGTAAGGCTTACTACGCCTACATCGTGTCCCGGACTAGATTCTACTGTAATTACGCTACCTATATGTAAAGGAATATTATTTACATTCTTATAAAACGATTTTCTGTCATTTTTAAATCTAACTTCTACAAAATCACACCTGTTTGGTGCCGGATTGTTGATGTTAGAAAGCCAGTCAAAAACACTTAATTTATAACTATTCCCGCAGGTATTTACATTTTCACAGCCATTTGCGGTTTTTTTAGGACCACAAGAATGTGCAGAATCGCCGGATGTTTTGCATCCACAACTCATATTACTATTATTTATAATCTTGCAAATTTATGTATTTTTATCTTTATGCAATTCTAAAATACTTAAATAACCTGAATTCCGGGTAAAACATTTTTATATTTTAGTAAAGATATGAAGAGCATGTTCTGAAGAAGGCGTGTTCAAAAGGTTTATTAAACCGGTTTTGATGATTTCAAAATGCTGGGTTTCCCGAAGGATTTACTGTTGGCCACTTTAACATTTTTTCAAATTTTTACTTCTCTCGTTGTTTTGAAAGCTGATAATTCACTTGTGTTAAACATTTGTTTAAGATTAAACGATTTCATCCATTCCTTATTTGTGTTTCTATAAGATATTGTTAATTACTTATTTGTGGTTTGTTATGTTTAGAATGCTATTTTAAACATAGTTTTCTTTTTGCATATTGTTTAAAATGTTAGGAAATATTAACAGGTGTATTCAAAATAATTTTATATTTGGGTTATATAATAATAGTCTATGAAAAAAATATTAGTATCAACTGCTTTATTGGCGGGCGTTTTATCTTACGCAGGAGGCTTCAGGGTTTCTCTGCAGGGGGTAAAGCAATTGGCAATGGCGCATACTAGTGCTCATGCCGAAGATGCAAGTGTTGCATTCTTCAACCCGGCAGGTATGTCATTTATTCCTTCCAGGCTGAGTGTAGTGGCAGGAGGGTTTGGTGCAAGTAATAAAGTTACTTTTCAAAACTTAAATACTTTGCAGAGTACAGAGACGGATAACCCTCTGGGAACTCCGGTCTATGCAGCAATTACTTATAAACCAATTGAAAAGCTATCTGTAGGTTTCAGTTTTTCAACACCTTTCGGAAGTACGATTAAATGGCCGGATAACTGGGAAGGTAAGGAGATGGTACAGAAAATGGAGCTGAAGAGTTATTATTTCCAGCCGATGGTCTCTGTAAAGCTGGCTCCCTGGTTAGCTTTTGGGGCGAGTTACATCTATGCAAGAGGAAAAGTAGACTGGGATAAAGCTGTAACCCAATTTAACGGACAGGTAAACATTAATGACGAAAAAGCAAGCGGACACGGATATGGATTTGGTTTCTATTTCAGACCTGATCCGAAATTGGATGTGAGTATTGCTTACCGCTCAGCAATTGATATGAAGGCTAAAAACGGAACGGCTACATTCAAGTTCCCGACTCAGACACCATATTCATTATTAAAATTAAATGCTGCAGGACAGGACGGGTTCTCGGCAACACTTCCATTAGTTGAAGAATATACAATTGGTTTAACATACAAAGTGACACCAAAATGGCAGGTTTCTGCTGATTTCAACTATCATGGATGGGAGAGATACAGCAGGCTCGTTCTGGATTTTGATAATGCGCCGCTTGCAACTAATAATCCATCAGATCCTACAATACTTGTTAATCCTAAGAACTTTAAAAACTCTAAAACTTTCAGATTAGGAACTCAGTATGCATTCACTGATATGATCTATGGACGTTTAGGTGCATATTATGATGAGTCTCCTTATTCTAATGAAAACTTCATACCGGAAACACCTTCTTTTGATACATATGTAATTACAGGTGGGGTAGGATTTAAACTGAAGCAGTTTGGAGTTGACATTGCAGGAGGATATGCAATGCCTCAGTATAGAAACGTAAATAATGCTAACCTTGGATTCTACGGACAAGCAAAAGCAAGAGCGTTCTATTTTGGTCTAGGTTTATCTTATAATCCTTTTTAATTTAAAAGACTATGAAAAAAATTATAATATCAACAATAGCAGTTTCTGCACTTCTTTTTACCGTAACAAGCTGTAAGACGGATTTTGATACGGATGTAAAAGATATACAGGTGTCAAAAGGAAGTGCTGATTTCTCAAAATATGTTGCTTTAGGAAATTCACTTACTTCGGGCTATAGAGATGGAGCGCTTTATATAGACGGACAAAATGAATCTTATCCATCTATGATTGCTCAGCAAATGAAACTTGTAGGTGGAGGAGAGTTTAAGCAGCCTTTAATGGGAGATAATAACGGAGGATTACTTCTTCCTCTGGGAGGCAGTGCTACACTTCAGATTCAAGATACAAAGCTTTATATAAAAGGTTTTGTTGATGGAGCTCCTGATATTGGTCCGGTTAATAATAATAAGGCCGCTAATTTAGTAACCAATTTTGTGAAAGGACCCTTCAATAATATGGGAGTTCCGGGAGCAAAGGTCGCTCATTTATTAGCACCGAAATATGGTGATGTTGCGGGAATCGCAACAAAAACGGCGAACCCTTATTTTGTAAGATTTGCTTCTTCACCTAATGTATCAGTAATTGATGATTTTGTTAGTCAAAATCCTACATTCTTCTCATTATGGATTGGAAATAATGATGCTTTATTGTATGCCTTGGCAGGTGCAGACAGTTCTATTGAAACTTTAACACCTCCTGCTCAGTTTAAAACATATTATGATCTGCTGATTTCCAAAATTGAAGCAACAAAAGCTAAGGGAGTTATTGCCAATATTCCAAGTGTAACTTCTATTCCTTCTTTAACAACAATTCCAACCAATCCTTTAACCTCTGCTGTTTTAGGAAAAGGAAACGTTGCCGTTGGAGAAGCAACAATCGATGACTTAAATAAGAATGTGTATGGGCCATTAAGCCAAATCTTAACAGCATTAGGTGCAGGAGACAGAATTAAACCTCTTTCTAAAACAGCAGCCAATCCATTGTTGATTAAAGATGAAAGTATTCCCAATTTAGGACCGCAAATCACTGCAGCTGCAGCTGGTTCCGGAAATCCAACTTTAGTGATGCTTGCTGCTTATCTTGGTGCTACTTATGGACAAGCAAGACAGGCCAAGGCAGGAGATCTTGTTCCTTTAACAACAAAAGCAGCCATTGGTACACTTGAGACCCTTCCTGCAGGTATTCCGGCATCACTTGGAGCCAGAGGGATAGCTTACCCATTTGCGGATAAGTATATTCTGATTCCGTCTGAAATTAAAGAAATTAATGATGCTATTGATGCTTACAACGTAACAATAAAGGCTGCAGCAACAGCAAAAGGATATGCTTTTGTGGATGCAAATGCTAAACTTAAACAATTGGCAGCAGACTCGGGAATTTCTTGGGATGGTGTAAAATATACAGCTAAATTTGTTTCAGGAGGAGCATTCTCTCTGGATGGGGTTCACTTAACAGGTAGAGGGTATGGTGTTATTGCCAACGAATTTATTACCGCAATTAATGCAACTTATAATTCGTCATTACCTCTTGTAGACCCTAATAAATACTCGGGAGTTACACTACCATAATTATTGATTAAATAAAAACTTAAAAACCACAGGAGTAAATCTTGTGGTTTTTTTTTAAATTTGCAAAATCTTTTAAAAAGTAAAAATGGCCGATCAGTTAAGTTATCTATTTTGTACAAGAACCAGCAGGGACTTGGCAGAGAAAATTGCCCAGAGTTATGGGAAAGAATTAGGAAAAATCAACTTTCAGGAGTTCAGCGACGGGGAATTTGAGCCTGTTTTGGACGAATCTGTAAGAGGTGGAAGAGTTTTCCTAATCGGATCTACATTCCCGCCTGCAGACAATCTTTTAGAACTTCTTCTAATGATTGATGCAGCAAAAAGAGCTTCTGCAAAGAGCATTACCGTTGTAATTCCTTACTTCGGGCTTGCCAGACAGGACAGAAAAGACAAACCAAGAGCGCCGATCGGTGCCAAGTTAGTTGCTAACCTTCTTACAGCAGCGGGAGCAACAAGAGTAATGACAATGGATCTTCATGCAGATCAGATTCAGGGATTCTTCGAAATTCCGGTAGATCATCTTTATGCTTCTACTATTTTCGTAGATTACATCAAATCTTTAAATCTTGATAATCTTACGATTGCTTCTCCGGATATGGGAGGGGCAAAAAGAGCAAAAAACTATGCCGGTCACTTAGGAGCAGAAGTAGTAATTGCTTATAAAGAAAGAAAAAAAGCAAACGTTGTAGAAGAGATGTTCCTTATTGGAGATGTTACAGGTAAGAACGTAATTCTTATTGATGACATGATTGATACTGCAGGAACGCTTTGCAAAGCAGCTGATATCCTGATTGAGAAAGGAGCAAAAACAGTAAGAGCTATGGCTACTCACGGAGTGCTTTCAGGAAAGGCTTACGAGAATATTGAGAACTCAAAAATATTGGAAGTTATTGTAACTGACTCAATTCCTGTTAAAAATAATTTGTCATCTAAAATAAAAGTGCTATCTTGCGCCCCATTATTTGCGGACGTTATGACAATGGTTCATGAGCACAAATCAATCAGTAGCAAGTTTGTTATTTAATTGATTTTGAATAGTTTACAAATTAAATTAAGAACAATTTTTTAAATTTTTTATAAATGAAATCTATTACAATTCAAGGTACAAAAAGAGAAAGCGTGGGCAAAAAGTCTACAAAAGCTTTACGTGATGCTGAATTAGTTCCTTGTGTTGTTTATGGAGGTGAGGCACCTTTAAACTTCTCTGCTGAAGAGAACGCTTTCAAAGGATTAGTATACACTCCTGAAGCACACACGGTATCTATTGAAGTTGACGGACAAACAATTCCAGCTGTTCTTCAGGATATTCAGTTCCACCCAATTACAGACAAAATTCTTCACGTTGACTTCTACCAGTTATCTGACGATAAGCCAGTTATTATGGAAGTTCCAGTAAGAATTACAGGACGTTCTAAAGGTGTTGTTGCTGGTGGTGTTTTACGTCAGTCTTTCAGAAAGCTAAAAGTAAAAGCTATCCCTGCTAACCTACCTGACGAGATCGTTGTTGACGTTACTCCATTAAGAATCGGTAACAAACTTTACATCGGTGGTATCAAAACTGAAGGATATTCTTTCATGCACCCGGACAATGCAGTAGTAGTTGCTGTTAAGATGTCTAGAAATGCAATGAAAGGAGGTGCAGCTGCAATGGATGATGAAGATGAAGAAGAAGTTGCAACTGAAGAAGGAGCAGCTCCAGCAGAAGAAACTGCAGCAGAATAAGAATTGCTTATTTAAACAATATAGAACCCGTCTTTTTTTGACGGGTTTTTTTTATTTGTAATATTTCAGGATAAGCTATAAGTAATTTTACTTTTTATCTTTTGCTTCATTAGCTTCGCTCACTATTTCTCATTGAATATTTCTATCAACTGACAAGTATCAGGCTATATCTTCATGCTTCCTTTCGGAAAAAAAGCCGTAAATTTGAAGAGTTCTAAATAAGGGCGTTTTAATTTAAAAAATAAATAAATGTTTGACATTCAGGAAATAAGAAGCCAGTTTTCTATATTGGACAGAGAAGTGAATGGTAAACCGTTGGTTTATCTGGATAATGCAGCTACATCTCAAAAGCCAAATTCGGTTTTGGACGTCTGTCACGCATATTATACGGAGCTTAATGCCAATGTTCACAGAGGAATCCATACATTAAGCCAACTCGCAACAGAAGAAATGGAACTTTCCAGAAGGAAGATCCAGAAGTTCATTAATGCAGAACATGATTTCGAAGTTATATTTACAAAAGGAACAACGGAAGGATTGAACCTTATCTCTTATATTTTAACGCAAAAATTGCAAAAAGACGATGAGATTATTATTTCTTACCTGGAGCATCACTCCAATATTGTTCCATGGCAGTTGCTTTGTGAAAGAACCGGGGCAAAACTTCGTGTGATTCCTATTGACGAAAACGGAGTTCTTCAGTTAGATTATTTTGATAATTTTTTAAGTGAAAAAACAAAGGTAGTTTCTGTTAATCAGGTTTCCAATGCATTGGGAATTGTAAACCCTATTGAGGAAATCATTGCCAGAACAAGAAAGAATACGGATGCTTATGTTGTTATTGATGGAGCACAGTCTGCCCCTCACTTCAATATTGATGTTCAGAAACTGGATTGCGATTTCTTTGTATTCTCGGGACATAAAATGTATGCTCCTATGGGAACGGGAATTTTATACGGAAAGCGTGAGATATTGGAAGCTTTACCGCCATTCCATGGAGGTGGAGAGATGATTGCAACATGTTCTTTTGAAGGGACAACCTACGCAGGGTTGCCATTTAAATATGAAGCCGGAACGCCCAATGTAGGCGGTAATATTGCTCTGGGAGCAGCTGTTGATTTTATGAACAGGGTAGGGCATGAGAATATTCAGAACCATGAAAATGCTTTATTGGAATATGCTCAAAGACATCTTTTAGAAATTGAAGGTCTGAAAGTATATGGTGAAAAAGCGAAGAGAACAGGAGTTGTTTCCTTTAATCTGGAAGGAATAGGGATTTCTTCCGACGTAGGAATGATCCTGGATAAAATGGGTATTGCTGTAAGAACCGGACATCACTGTACGCAGCCTATCATGGAGTTCTTTAACATTGCCGGTACGGTAAGAGCCAGCTTTGCTGTTTACAATACCTTTGAAGAAATTGATCTTTTAGTGGAAGGCGTTAAAAAAGCCCAGAGAATGCTGAGTTAATGATCTATAGTATAAATATAATAAAGCCCTGCCAATAATGACAGGGCTTCTTTATGATCTGAACTTTCATTGTGAAAGTTAATTCTTGTTTTAAAGAGTAGGTTTCCAGTCAACAACTGCTCTGATAAATGCCTCAGCATTTTCGACAGGAACATTAGGAAGGATTCCGTGTCCTAAATTGGCAATATATCTGTCTTTTCCGAAACGGTTAATCATTTCATTCACCATCTTTTTGATTGTTTCAGGAGTTGAGTGCAGCCTTGCAGGATCAAAATTCCCTTGCAGAGTCATCGTATGGTTAGTTAATGTCCTTGCGAATTCCGGCTTAATAGTCCAGTCAACACCAAGGGCAGAGGCTTTAGACATGGTCATGTCTTCCAATGCAAACCAGCATCCTTTTCCGAATACGACCACATGGGTAAGAGGGCTTAATGCTTCAACGATCTGGTTGATATACTGCCATGAGAATTCCTGATAATCGCTAGGTGAAAGCATTCCACCCCAGGAATCAAAAATCTGTACTGCAGAAACCCCTTTTTCTACTTTTCTCTTAAGGTAAGCAATTGTAGTATCAGTAATCTTTTGAAGTAATAAATGAGCAGCTTCAGGCTGTTGGAAGCAGAAAGATTTAGCAATATCAAAAGCTTTACTTCCTTTTCCTTCCACACAGTAGCAAAGGATAGTCCACGGAGAACCGGCAAAACCGATCAGTGGGATTTCATTGTCTAATTTCTGTAGTGTTAATTCAATAGCATCAAAAACGTATCCTAAAGTATCATTCACATCCGGAGTTTCAATATTCTGAACCTGTTCCATTGTTCTGATCGGGGTATCCAACCAAGGCCCAACAGATTCTTTCATCTTGAAATCAATCCCCATAGCCTGAGGAACTACCAAAATATCAGAAAACAGGATCGCTGCGTCTAAAGGAAATCTGCGGATAGGCTGTAGTGTAATTTCAGCAGCAAGTTCAGGGGTCTGGCATCTTGTAAAGAAATCATACTGGTCTCTTAAAGCAATGAATTCCGGCAGATATCTTCCAGCCTGCCTCATCATCCAGACAGGAGGTCTTTCAACGGTTTCTCCGCGAAGTGCTTTTAAATATAGGTCGTTTTTTATCATAATCTATTTAAACTAATATCACCGTGTAAATCCGGTAACAGATATTCTAAAATTGGTTCACGATTTCCTGTCTTATCAGCTCGAAAACAGAGCTCAGCGTATTTTCTTCAGACGTAAAAATATTCTCGTGAGTATAATTTCTCAATTCCCCTGAGGTAGTTTCTCCAATCGAAAACAGCTTCATATCTTTCAGGGAATTTTGCTTTGCAAAACTACGAACTCCGCTTGGACTAAAAAATACTGCAGCATGATATTTTTCAGGAATTAAAGGATTGATTTCCTCGGTATTGTAGATCGTAATCTTTTTATATTTAATATTTTGAAGCGGAAGCTCCTTGTCTAGGACATTGATGGCAAGATTGCCACAGAAGTGGAGAAACTTTTCATGTTGGCAGTTCCCTATTATAAATCGGGAAAGAGCATCAGCATTCCGTAATACTTTAAATGTCCCAAAACCATGTTTTCTTAGTGCTTTCTTCGTTTTTTCACCCACGCAGTAGATCTTGTTGTAGTTTTTAGCCGTGAAATTTTCATTAGGCTTAAATCTGTTTTTGAAAAAAGCAGCAACACCATTTACGCTGGTAAAGATCAGTGAATAGTTTTTCAGATCAAACGGACTGATCAGAATAGGTTTGGTCTTAATTACCTCAACGCAGTCCACCGAAATATCCTCTCCTAATTCTTTGGATATTGTTGCCTGGTCTATATTTTTGGTAAATAAGATTTTCATGTCTGTAGGATTAGAATATGAAAAGATGTTACAAAAGAATTTGAAATCTAAATAATCTTAGATCTGGCTTTTGATTTCTGCCATTAATTCTTTCCCGCCATTTTCAAGCACTACTTTTGCAAATTTCTCTCCAAAATTTTCTGTAGCGTTGTATTCGAAGTTCTCATCAAGAGCAATGCAGTTTTTACCATCCAGCGAGCACAATGCTGCTGTAAAGCGGATCTGATCCTCAATGATTTCTGCAAAAGCTCCGATAGGCGCTGTACATCCTCCCTCTAAAGTGCTCAGGAAGTTTCTTTCGATTTCTACACAGATCTGAGTAGGTTGGTGGTTGATCTGCTTCAGGATTTCATTGATCTCCGGCTTGTCAGAATGTCCTGCAACGGCAATAACACCCTGGGATGGGGCAGAAATCATTACCGGAAGCATTTCATAATCAATTTCCATTTTCATCCTTTTAATGCCGGCCAACGATAGGATAGTGGCATCAAAGTCTCCATCTTCAAGTTTTTGAAGACGGGTCTGTATATTTCCACGGATATCTGAAAATTCAGTGTTCGGGAAGTGTCTTAACCAGAAAGCTCTTCTTCTCAGGCTGCTTGTGGCAAGCTTCAGTTCATGAAGTTCTTTGTTTTTTGCAGATTCTTTTCTGATCAGAATATCCTGAGGATAATCTCTTTCCAGGTAAGCTACCATCTCAATATTCTGAGGCAACAGAGTAGGGACATCTTTTAAAGAGTGAACAGCAATATCAATCTCATCATTCAATAAGGCTACATCAAGGTCTCTTGTGAAAACCCCGGTAATTCCCAGTGAATATAAGGGCTGATTAAGGTTCTTATCGCCAGAAGAAACGATAGGAACAATTTCCGTTAAATAATTGTTGTTCTGAAGGTGCCTCGCAACCTCTCTAGCCTGCCAAAGTGCAAGTGCGGAATTTCTTGTTCCGATTCTAATGCTTTTCATTGAATTCGTTGTTTGGTTGTTCAACTAATATTTCGTGCATTAATTTACTAATTTCTTCGGCTTTTAAAGGATTATCGATGATATATTTTGCAAAACGGTTGGTAATTTTCTGGATCATTTTATCAGAAAGTTCCATGTCCGTAATGTCTATATATTTATTTTTCTTGTAAAAATTATGCATTTCATTGCGTTCCATGTTCTTTAAGACTGCTTTGAAATGATGAATGTTGGGTGCCAGTTTTCTCTTTTTCTCCCATTCAATGAAGTCTTTCATCAGTTCTTTAATGATCTTCTCTGCTTTAGGAATTTCTTTTTCCCTTTGCTGGATTGTTTCCTGAATCTGTTTTGAAAGCTCATCAACATCAATTAAGGTTACATTCTTATTTTCTGTAACATTCTTTTCAACATTGTGAGGAATAGAAAGGTCTATCACCAGTGTTTCCTTTCCGTTCGGGAAATGCGATTGGTTGATGATGGGGTGTTTGGCCCCGGTAGCTACAATAAGAATATCCGTGTTTTTTAATTCCTTGTCAACATCAGCATAATCAACGTGAGGAATATTATATTTCTGGGAAATTTTCTCAGCTTTCTCCTGAGTTCTGTTGGCGATTTTAATTTTTGGCTGATAAACATGCTTTACCAGGTTTTCAACCGTATTTTGTCCAATCTCACCTACACCAAGAAGAAGAATATTCTTTTCA
Coding sequences:
- the hemA gene encoding glutamyl-tRNA reductase, with the translated sequence MLQYSNIHQTSNFAVLSISYEKADVETRGKFAFFDENIKNFVSRVHQEDLGDAFVVSTCNRTEIYTTSSNYLLVAEEYCKTIGVNLTDFLQFANILTKEEALIHLFRVAAGLESQIIGDFEIIGQIKKAYNRFKKERQNSNPYLERAINAAIQISKRIKNETGISNGAASVSYAAVHYILNSQKRITEKNILLLGVGEIGQNTVENLVKHVYQPKIKIANRTQEKAEKISQKYNIPHVDYADVDKELKNTDILIVATGAKHPIINQSHFPNGKETLVIDLSIPHNVEKNVTENKNVTLIDVDELSKQIQETIQQREKEIPKAEKIIKELMKDFIEWEKKRKLAPNIHHFKAVLKNMERNEMHNFYKKNKYIDITDMELSDKMIQKITNRFAKYIIDNPLKAEEISKLMHEILVEQPNNEFNEKH